The Apibacter raozihei genome contains a region encoding:
- a CDS encoding fibrinogen-like YCDxxxxGGGW domain-containing protein, giving the protein MITKYIFIIIFLFLSISGYSQLGINTETPAATIDIAALNSTGTSTKTEGLLIPRIDRQRAQSMSSVPASTLVYINSIATGAQTGSAVNINAIGYYYHNGTAWVRTTPNIYNNNGSLTEDRIVTLGSKTLSFSGGTTLNAFSVNGNTFSVDAQNNRVGIGTTNPTSKLQVEGNLFLNASRTKKETNHALGINIGQDGYSYGNRTDNFGIHIQSISSVHGGSVARINFGDVSTGTAIGNRYLSFSVGKNLSEILSITDANGGRTGINTSAPTATLDVIGTMKIGKNSSMSEGAQLEVASDDKGVLLPKITKNLLPVTIDGLVFYNPDTGCFRYYSEKSKNWLSLCGDPGNADFELVDCNAPTGGIVTNAVDTPLIKGESLNGNTQATYTVKINITSIGRYAIKLSTSNGYYFYKSGNFDQTGVYQVKLEGQGIPINHNETVAPDTSVDAITDIRFNDISTVIGCILPGIHVKSDAAKITNVDCSSITYGPGKYITKQTEFSTTQHYIDIPVTITGQGDLVLETTTENGFKFSSGSLAVDSSTLTIRLYAQGTIGNTTGIISFNLIDVTPDCSGIINVKVDSSKGSFTDPANRCTEILDANPDSQNGYYWVRDTSNNKFKTYCDMKGGGWTLVKSLSERQILVVERTQAESIATQGQRNPVKTETGVFNEYAFSVPSAVVNNIGNINNQYRFTIKEKGHQNTGTLTPEIVESTTVAPSDDVWGKDNYWNVKIFGGGNPATGNYVSDEYTSEGKVFGNSLVKASASNAVYTFGGIPFAATPPGFYSFAYFFTGFYGGVNLAGTGTLSYTSSNGQTVSFDKRYINDLFGLYMNSEMQVNHHIGTCSNSNDDFGGQSYCMAGWANWRPHKFNNGEGRIVQYWVK; this is encoded by the coding sequence ATGATTACTAAGTACATATTTATAATAATATTCTTGTTTTTAAGCATTTCAGGTTACTCTCAGCTAGGGATTAATACGGAAACACCTGCAGCTACTATAGATATAGCAGCCTTAAATAGTACAGGAACAAGTACAAAGACAGAGGGATTATTGATACCCAGAATAGACAGGCAGAGAGCGCAAAGTATGTCTTCAGTACCTGCTTCGACTTTGGTTTATATTAATAGTATAGCTACTGGCGCACAAACGGGTTCGGCTGTTAACATAAATGCTATAGGCTATTATTATCACAACGGAACTGCCTGGGTTAGAACCACCCCGAATATTTATAACAATAACGGAAGCCTTACAGAAGATCGTATTGTAACTTTGGGCAGTAAGACTCTTTCTTTTTCCGGAGGAACCACGCTTAATGCTTTTTCAGTAAACGGGAATACTTTTTCAGTAGATGCTCAAAATAACAGAGTAGGTATAGGTACAACTAATCCGACTTCTAAATTACAGGTAGAAGGAAATTTATTTTTAAATGCATCCAGAACAAAAAAAGAAACAAATCATGCATTAGGGATAAATATTGGTCAGGATGGATATTCTTATGGAAATCGTACCGATAATTTTGGTATACATATACAAAGTATCTCATCCGTACATGGCGGATCAGTAGCGCGAATAAACTTTGGAGACGTATCTACAGGAACAGCAATCGGAAACCGCTATCTGTCTTTTAGTGTTGGTAAAAATCTATCGGAAATACTTAGCATTACAGATGCCAATGGAGGAAGAACAGGAATAAACACCTCTGCTCCTACGGCTACTTTAGATGTAATCGGGACTATGAAAATTGGAAAAAATTCCAGCATGAGTGAAGGCGCACAATTAGAAGTAGCTTCTGATGACAAAGGAGTATTATTACCAAAAATTACTAAAAATTTATTACCGGTTACCATAGACGGACTTGTCTTTTATAATCCTGATACCGGTTGTTTCAGATACTACAGTGAAAAATCAAAAAACTGGTTGTCTCTTTGTGGAGATCCGGGTAATGCCGATTTTGAATTAGTTGATTGTAATGCCCCCACTGGAGGTATAGTTACAAATGCAGTCGATACTCCTCTTATTAAAGGAGAATCTTTAAACGGTAATACGCAGGCTACATATACAGTAAAAATTAATATTACCAGTATAGGAAGGTATGCTATAAAATTATCAACTTCCAATGGTTATTATTTTTACAAATCCGGAAATTTTGATCAAACGGGAGTTTATCAGGTGAAATTAGAAGGACAGGGAATACCGATAAATCATAATGAAACAGTTGCTCCGGATACAAGCGTAGATGCAATAACGGATATCCGGTTTAATGATATAAGTACTGTAATTGGATGTATTCTACCAGGAATTCATGTAAAATCAGATGCTGCAAAAATAACTAATGTTGATTGTAGTTCAATAACTTATGGCCCGGGTAAATATATTACCAAACAAACTGAATTTTCAACTACTCAGCATTATATAGATATTCCGGTTACAATTACAGGACAAGGAGACTTGGTTTTGGAAACAACAACTGAGAATGGATTTAAATTTTCTTCCGGAAGCCTGGCTGTAGATTCTTCTACTTTGACTATTCGTTTATATGCCCAAGGGACTATAGGTAATACAACCGGAATTATAAGTTTCAACTTAATCGATGTTACACCTGATTGTTCTGGAATAATAAATGTAAAAGTGGATAGTTCTAAAGGATCGTTTACAGATCCGGCTAATCGTTGTACGGAAATATTAGATGCAAATCCGGATTCTCAAAATGGATATTATTGGGTAAGAGATACCAGTAATAATAAATTTAAAACCTATTGTGATATGAAAGGCGGAGGATGGACATTAGTAAAATCTTTATCTGAAAGGCAAATATTAGTTGTTGAAAGGACACAGGCAGAATCGATAGCAACTCAGGGACAAAGAAATCCGGTAAAAACTGAAACAGGAGTTTTCAATGAATATGCTTTTTCTGTACCTAGTGCTGTGGTTAACAATATAGGTAATATAAATAATCAGTACAGGTTTACAATTAAAGAAAAAGGACATCAAAATACAGGAACCTTAACACCTGAAATTGTAGAAAGTACAACCGTAGCGCCTTCAGATGATGTATGGGGAAAAGATAATTACTGGAATGTAAAAATTTTTGGAGGTGGTAATCCTGCAACGGGAAACTATGTGTCAGATGAATATACATCAGAAGGTAAAGTTTTTGGAAATTCTCTTGTAAAAGCTTCTGCATCAAATGCTGTTTATACATTTGGCGGAATACCATTTGCTGCTACTCCTCCGGGATTTTATAGTTTTGCATATTTTTTTACCGGATTTTACGGAGGTGTCAATCTTGCGGGTACGGGTACTCTTTCCTATACTTCGAGCAATGGACAAACTGTTTCTTTTGATAAGAGGTATATTAATGATTTATTTGGTTTATATATGAATAGTGAAATGCAGGTAAATCATCATATCGGTACTTGTTCAAACAGTAATGATGATTTTGGCGGACAAAGTTATTGTATGGCTGGCTGGGCAAACTGGCGACCTCACAAATTTAATAATGGAGAAGGAAGAATAGTACAATATTGGGTAAAATAA
- a CDS encoding M12 family metallopeptidase, with the protein MGKIFTFNALTIIMLILNSCSSDDTLITSDTNIEQGKESDWLKYSNAEGYLVTFDNNSEKLYLISNDTGLFLEGDIKIKEDIIQTKAAGIPFIKSKKWVSNKIYYTFDINIPMSGKSAILNAIRIIESQVPVKFYERKTENNYIHFFKGNGNWSYVGMTGGKQYLSLYNDTNLGIITHEIGHALGLFHEQTRLDRDKYITIHWNNITENNKHNFEKHSGGKYGLDYGVFDFNSVMLYGSFSFSTNNKPTITKKNGQTFESNRQSFSSGDIEALKMIYPTLQLSQNLDYDGDGKADVAYKTSSGIWYIDYAKNGFGSWDVSYSGYGSIADIPCPADYDGDGKADLALRTPSGVWLIDYAKNGFGKWDVSYSGYGSSVDIPYPADYDGDGKADLALRTPSGVWLIDYAKNGFGRWDVSYRGYGSSVDIPCPADYDGDGKTDLALRTPSGVWLIDYAKNGFGKWDVNYGGYGSSVDIPCPADYDGDGKADLALRTPSGVWLIDYAKNGFGRWDVSYSGYGSSNDVSCPADYDGDGKADLALTSYGKWHVDYARNGFGRWDYSYVLKY; encoded by the coding sequence ATGGGAAAGATTTTTACTTTTAATGCATTAACAATTATTATGCTTATACTTAATTCCTGTTCTTCAGATGATACTTTAATTACATCTGATACTAACATTGAACAAGGAAAAGAAAGTGACTGGTTAAAGTATTCTAACGCCGAAGGGTATCTAGTTACGTTTGATAATAATTCTGAAAAATTATACTTAATAAGTAATGATACAGGATTATTTTTAGAAGGAGATATTAAAATTAAAGAAGATATTATACAAACAAAAGCCGCTGGTATTCCATTTATAAAATCTAAAAAATGGGTGAGCAATAAAATATATTATACATTTGATATAAATATACCCATGTCAGGCAAATCAGCAATATTAAATGCTATAAGAATTATCGAAAGTCAGGTTCCGGTTAAATTTTATGAAAGAAAAACAGAGAACAATTACATACACTTTTTCAAAGGTAATGGTAATTGGTCTTATGTAGGAATGACAGGTGGAAAACAATATTTATCATTATATAACGATACAAACTTAGGAATCATAACTCATGAAATTGGTCATGCTCTAGGACTTTTTCATGAGCAGACCAGATTAGATAGAGATAAGTACATAACAATTCATTGGAATAATATAACTGAAAATAATAAGCATAATTTTGAAAAACACTCGGGTGGAAAATATGGACTGGATTATGGAGTATTTGATTTTAATTCGGTAATGTTATATGGTTCATTTTCTTTTAGTACGAATAACAAGCCAACCATTACAAAAAAAAATGGACAAACTTTTGAATCTAATAGACAAAGTTTTTCATCTGGAGATATAGAAGCTCTAAAAATGATTTATCCGACATTACAACTATCTCAAAATCTTGATTACGATGGAGATGGTAAAGCAGATGTAGCTTATAAAACATCATCGGGCATTTGGTATATAGATTATGCAAAAAATGGCTTTGGCAGCTGGGATGTTAGTTATAGTGGGTATGGAAGCATTGCTGATATACCTTGCCCGGCTGATTATGATGGAGACGGTAAAGCAGATTTAGCTTTAAGAACACCATCGGGAGTTTGGTTGATAGATTATGCGAAAAATGGCTTTGGTAAATGGGATGTTAGTTATAGTGGGTATGGAAGCAGTGTTGACATTCCTTATCCTGCCGATTATGATGGGGACGGTAAAGCAGATTTAGCTCTAAGAACGCCATCGGGGGTATGGTTGATAGATTATGCAAAAAATGGCTTTGGTAGATGGGATGTTAGTTATCGTGGATATGGCAGCAGTGTTGATATTCCTTGCCCTGCCGATTATGATGGAGATGGTAAAACCGATTTAGCTTTAAGAACACCATCGGGAGTTTGGTTAATAGATTATGCAAAAAATGGCTTTGGTAAATGGGATGTTAATTATGGAGGGTACGGCAGTAGTGTTGATATCCCTTGTCCGGCTGATTATGATGGAGATGGTAAAGCAGATTTAGCTTTAAGAACACCATCGGGAGTTTGGTTGATAGATTATGCGAAAAATGGCTTTGGTAGATGGGATGTTAGTTATAGTGGGTATGGAAGTAGTAATGATGTTTCTTGTCCTGCCGATTATGATGGTGATGGTAAAGCAGACTTAGCTTTAACTTCTTATGGAAAATGGCATGTAGATTATGCAAGAAATGGTTTTGGTAGATGGGATTATTCATATGTATTGAAATACTAA
- a CDS encoding toll/interleukin-1 receptor domain-containing protein — protein sequence MEYKYQVALSFAGEDREYVEKVALILKENKISVFYDKFDELDLWGKDLGIHFDYIYRRQSKYFIPFISSFYKEKIWTNFEIRNALARSIENKEEYILPVKFDDTELDGLRSTIGFINIKNMQPEELADRILKKLGSEVNIPIPEKEISESNIYLSIYILVNSFGISEICIGVTVTNIIKEHRYFHAPYFTISQPVIGSADTFQLVESINHIEFPIKMEYGEQYQIKYKLVEGFFKQFEKFIGKGVTITAYVTTTIGEKFSSNPMPVDDIFKFKK from the coding sequence ATGGAATATAAATATCAAGTTGCTTTATCTTTCGCCGGAGAAGATAGAGAATATGTAGAAAAAGTTGCTTTAATATTAAAGGAAAATAAAATATCTGTCTTTTACGATAAATTTGATGAATTAGATTTATGGGGTAAAGATTTAGGAATTCATTTTGATTACATATATAGAAGGCAATCAAAATATTTTATTCCATTTATTTCATCTTTCTATAAAGAAAAAATTTGGACAAATTTCGAAATTAGAAATGCATTAGCAAGATCAATTGAAAATAAGGAAGAATATATCTTACCTGTGAAATTTGATGATACAGAATTAGACGGCCTTAGATCTACTATAGGTTTTATTAATATTAAAAATATGCAACCTGAAGAGCTGGCAGATAGAATTCTAAAAAAACTTGGTAGTGAGGTCAATATTCCAATTCCAGAAAAAGAGATCTCTGAAAGCAATATTTATTTATCAATATATATATTAGTTAATAGTTTTGGTATATCTGAAATATGTATTGGAGTAACAGTGACAAATATTATTAAAGAGCATAGATATTTCCATGCTCCTTATTTTACAATTAGCCAGCCTGTGATAGGATCTGCTGATACTTTTCAATTAGTAGAATCTATAAATCACATTGAATTTCCAATAAAGATGGAATATGGAGAACAATATCAAATAAAATATAAACTTGTTGAAGGCTTTTTTAAACAATTTGAAAAATTTATAGGCAAAGGTGTAACAATAACTGCTTATGTAACTACTACTATTGGTGAAAAGTTTTCTTCAAACCCAATGCCTGTTGATGATATTTTTAAATTTAAAAAATAA
- a CDS encoding helix-turn-helix domain-containing protein, with protein sequence MTIDNPTPKKIHQGRNIKRFREILGIKQEALAFDMGVSQSSISDYESKEILDDQVLGKIAEILKVPAEAIKNFDDELAINVISNTINNNDNATMTNPAVLNYQPSFNPVDKMVELYERMLQQQKEMIDKLERLIEGK encoded by the coding sequence ATGACTATAGACAACCCTACACCCAAAAAGATACACCAAGGCAGAAATATTAAACGTTTTCGTGAAATATTAGGAATAAAACAGGAAGCGTTGGCTTTTGATATGGGAGTTTCCCAATCCTCCATATCTGACTATGAATCTAAAGAAATATTAGATGATCAAGTGTTGGGGAAAATTGCGGAAATCTTAAAAGTTCCTGCAGAAGCTATTAAAAATTTTGATGATGAGCTTGCTATAAATGTCATTTCTAATACAATAAACAATAATGACAATGCCACCATGACAAATCCGGCAGTTTTAAATTATCAACCAAGCTTCAATCCTGTTGATAAAATGGTGGAACTTTACGAACGTATGCTTCAACAACAAAAAGAAATGATTGATAAGTTGGAGAGGTTGATTGAGGGGAAATAA
- a CDS encoding SymE family type I addiction module toxin, translated as MEVRKYKSKAKIRTIKVYERDFKRTSFRYVSFPEIRMTGKWLQDSGFRTGDQILIKHSKKRIVITKV; from the coding sequence ATGGAAGTTCGTAAATATAAAAGCAAAGCCAAAATACGCACTATAAAGGTATATGAAAGGGATTTTAAAAGAACCAGTTTCCGTTATGTTTCTTTTCCGGAAATACGTATGACAGGGAAATGGTTGCAGGATTCGGGTTTTAGAACCGGAGACCAGATATTAATCAAGCACAGTAAAAAACGAATTGTGATTACTAAGGTTTGA
- a CDS encoding DUF4435 domain-containing protein: protein MSDYNERPKRTPKSHIKSFELDNERRLLVVEGITDRFFFEFICDKIDKNSIIIEIENIEMDPVEGGNKGKILHFSNIVPSDMENIKFFIDRDYDLNETNINKHIIITDFKDLESYLLNQFFLDKFLKIGLKTNKIDATTLFELLISSVYFGYVRKFSILKGKNLSINNTNEKLNKYIKYVGNTLEIDKNKYIAVLIQNSEKLKIKPEFLIEEIDEFIKSSEEIDYRFIIHGKDLIKVLEVICKKIGFEKDNIDSVFWMSFDEKKIKEYKNLNLAITYLK from the coding sequence ATGAGTGATTATAATGAAAGGCCAAAACGAACTCCAAAATCACATATTAAGTCTTTTGAACTTGATAATGAAAGAAGGCTTTTGGTTGTTGAGGGAATAACAGATAGATTTTTTTTTGAGTTTATATGTGATAAAATAGATAAAAACTCTATTATTATTGAAATTGAAAATATAGAAATGGATCCAGTTGAAGGGGGGAATAAAGGAAAGATTTTACATTTTTCAAATATTGTACCTTCAGATATGGAGAATATTAAATTTTTTATTGATAGAGATTATGATTTAAATGAAACAAATATAAATAAACACATAATTATTACAGATTTTAAAGATTTAGAATCATATCTATTGAACCAATTTTTTTTAGATAAATTTTTAAAAATAGGGCTTAAAACTAATAAAATAGATGCAACTACTTTATTTGAATTATTAATTTCATCTGTTTATTTTGGATATGTTCGAAAATTTTCTATATTAAAAGGTAAAAATTTATCAATCAATAATACTAATGAAAAATTAAATAAATATATTAAATATGTTGGTAATACGTTAGAAATTGACAAAAATAAATATATAGCAGTATTAATTCAAAATTCAGAAAAATTAAAAATTAAACCAGAATTTTTGATTGAAGAAATAGATGAATTTATAAAAAGTTCAGAGGAAATTGATTATAGATTCATTATACATGGAAAAGATTTAATAAAAGTTTTAGAAGTTATATGTAAGAAAATAGGCTTTGAAAAAGATAATATTGATAGTGTTTTTTGGATGTCATTTGATGAAAAAAAAATAAAAGAATATAAAAATTTAAATTTAGCAATTACTTATCTAAAATAA
- a CDS encoding AAA family ATPase, producing MQIKEFYIEGLFDLYNHKIDFTINKHERANADVIMIYGKNGIGKTTVLRMVDGFMTLDFDEFRKSKFKYAHLIFSNSNRITVKKVVLEEQKYLFVTYRSGNKKILNAKLNVDDKFEDTPENILSKQNFTEQYRKDLDKFSYEFIDTERLIKKNIKDESISEKIKLNKEIIKKIKFQNKSFLNNKIRNFIKDSQINYSNYFHTEEPDLFDKILDNIDNVIELDYKKILERLNLLEKIEKQYKFNQLKLYRENWDYKKLKNKIETFKNNQIKLSIISAYINVHESRIFELVSLANRLLVFENTLNDYLSDKKITISGNGFKINILNSMLDEISENELSTGEYHLLYLTVLALCTKVKGSVIAIDEPEMSMHISWQRKLVNSLITIASNASPQMIFATHSPDIAENFPNSLITERYE from the coding sequence ATGCAAATAAAGGAATTTTATATAGAGGGGTTATTCGATTTATATAATCATAAAATTGATTTTACCATTAATAAGCATGAACGTGCAAATGCAGACGTTATAATGATTTATGGTAAAAATGGTATAGGTAAAACTACAGTTTTAAGAATGGTTGATGGTTTCATGACTTTGGATTTTGATGAATTTAGAAAATCTAAATTTAAATATGCGCATCTAATATTCTCTAATTCTAATAGAATTACTGTTAAAAAAGTAGTTTTAGAGGAACAAAAATATTTATTTGTTACTTATAGATCTGGAAATAAAAAAATACTGAATGCTAAGTTAAATGTAGATGATAAATTTGAAGATACTCCTGAGAATATATTATCTAAACAAAATTTTACTGAACAGTATAGAAAGGATTTAGATAAATTTTCTTATGAATTTATAGATACTGAAAGACTTATAAAGAAAAATATTAAAGATGAATCTATAAGTGAAAAAATAAAACTAAATAAAGAAATAATAAAAAAAATAAAATTTCAAAATAAATCATTTTTAAATAATAAAATTCGAAATTTTATTAAAGATTCTCAAATAAACTATTCTAATTATTTTCATACTGAGGAACCAGATTTATTTGATAAAATATTAGACAATATTGACAATGTTATAGAACTCGACTATAAAAAAATATTAGAAAGGCTAAATTTACTTGAAAAAATTGAAAAACAATATAAGTTTAATCAATTAAAACTTTATAGAGAAAATTGGGATTATAAAAAATTAAAAAATAAGATAGAAACTTTTAAAAATAATCAAATAAAATTAAGTATTATCTCTGCCTACATTAATGTACATGAATCTCGAATCTTTGAATTAGTAAGCTTGGCCAACAGATTATTAGTTTTTGAAAATACATTAAATGATTATTTATCAGATAAAAAGATTACTATTAGTGGAAATGGATTTAAAATAAATATTCTAAATTCAATGTTAGATGAAATATCTGAAAACGAATTAAGTACAGGGGAATATCATTTACTTTATTTAACAGTACTAGCATTATGTACTAAAGTAAAAGGTTCTGTAATTGCAATTGATGAACCTGAAATGTCTATGCATATATCATGGCAAAGAAAACTTGTAAATTCATTAATAACAATAGCTAGTAATGCTTCTCCTCAAATGATTTTTGCAACACATTCTCCTGATATCGCCGAAAACTTTCCTAATTCACTTATAACCGAAAGATATGAGTGA
- a CDS encoding helix-turn-helix domain-containing protein, with protein MTIDNPTPKKIHQGRNIKRFREILGIKQEALAFDMGVSQSSISDYESKETLDDKVLEKIAEILKVPAEAIKNFDEDSAINVIANTFNNHDHSTPQFASIINNSPNFNPLDKVVELFERLLESEKEKTQLMKDILDRIK; from the coding sequence ATGACTATAGACAACCCTACACCCAAAAAGATACATCAGGGAAGAAATATTAAACGTTTTCGTGAAATATTAGGTATAAAACAGGAAGCTTTGGCTTTTGATATGGGAGTTTCCCAATCTTCCATTTCCGATTATGAATCTAAAGAAACACTTGATGATAAAGTGTTGGAAAAAATTGCGGAAATCTTAAAAGTTCCTGCAGAAGCAATTAAAAATTTTGATGAAGATTCAGCTATTAATGTTATAGCAAATACATTTAACAATCACGACCATTCAACCCCTCAATTCGCTAGTATAATCAATAATTCACCAAACTTTAATCCTCTTGATAAAGTAGTGGAACTTTTTGAACGCTTGTTAGAAAGCGAAAAAGAGAAAACTCAACTTATGAAGGATATTTTGGATAGGATAAAGTGA
- a CDS encoding SymE family type I addiction module toxin, whose amino-acid sequence MEVSKYKSKAKIRTIKVYERDFKRTSFRYVSFPEIRMAGKWLQDSGFRTGDQIQIKHTKKRIVITKV is encoded by the coding sequence ATGGAAGTTAGTAAATATAAGAGTAAAGCTAAAATACGCACTATAAAGGTATATGAAAGAGATTTTAAAAGAACCAGTTTTCGTTATGTTTCTTTTCCGGAAATACGTATGGCAGGGAAATGGTTGCAGGATTCGGGTTTCAGAACCGGAGACCAAATACAAATCAAACACACCAAAAAACGAATTGTGATTACTAAGGTTTGA